A single region of the Enterobacter cloacae complex sp. R_G8 genome encodes:
- a CDS encoding 6-phospho-beta-glucosidase produces the protein MSGFKAGFMWGGAVAAHQLEGGWKEGGKGVSVADVMTAGAHGVPREITDGVLPGKNYPNHEAIDFYHRYKEDIKLFAEMGFKCFRTSIAWTRIFPKGDELEPNEAGLKFYDDLFDECLKHGIEPVITLSHFEMPFHLVTEYGGWRNRKLIDFFVRFAKAVFQRYQHKVKYWMTFNEINNQANFHEDFAPFTNSGLKYAPGEDREPVMFQAAHYELVASALAVKAGREINPSLQIGCMIAMCPIYPLTCAPDDIMMAMNAMHRRYWFTDVHVRGKYPQHLLNYFARRGFTLDITEEDKAALTQGCVDYIGFSYYMSFATKATADNPELDYDESKSLVSNPYVQKSDWGWQIDPVGLRYSLNWFWDHYQLPLFIVENGFGAIDVQEQDGTVNDQYRIDYLSAHIREMKKAVVEDGVDLMGYTPWGCIDLVSAGTGEMKKRYGFIFVDKDNEGNGTLNRSKKKSFDWYKQVIASNGEQL, from the coding sequence ATGTCAGGATTTAAAGCAGGTTTTATGTGGGGCGGCGCGGTGGCCGCGCACCAGCTTGAAGGTGGCTGGAAAGAGGGCGGTAAAGGGGTGAGCGTCGCCGATGTCATGACCGCTGGCGCCCACGGCGTGCCGCGTGAAATCACCGACGGCGTGCTGCCTGGGAAAAACTACCCGAACCACGAAGCCATCGATTTTTACCATCGCTATAAGGAAGACATCAAACTCTTTGCGGAGATGGGGTTCAAATGCTTCCGTACCTCCATTGCCTGGACGCGTATTTTCCCGAAAGGGGACGAGCTGGAGCCAAACGAAGCAGGCCTGAAGTTCTATGATGACCTGTTCGACGAGTGTCTGAAACACGGGATTGAGCCGGTTATCACCCTGTCGCATTTCGAGATGCCGTTTCATCTGGTCACCGAGTACGGCGGCTGGCGCAACCGTAAGCTGATCGACTTCTTTGTCCGCTTTGCCAAAGCGGTCTTCCAGCGCTATCAGCATAAAGTGAAGTACTGGATGACCTTTAACGAGATCAACAACCAGGCTAACTTCCACGAAGATTTTGCGCCGTTTACCAACTCCGGGCTGAAATATGCGCCGGGTGAAGACCGTGAGCCGGTGATGTTCCAGGCCGCGCACTACGAGCTGGTGGCCAGCGCGCTGGCGGTGAAAGCCGGGCGCGAGATTAATCCTTCCCTGCAGATCGGCTGCATGATTGCCATGTGCCCCATTTATCCGCTGACCTGTGCGCCTGACGACATCATGATGGCGATGAACGCGATGCATCGTCGCTACTGGTTCACCGACGTTCACGTGCGCGGCAAGTATCCGCAGCATCTGCTTAACTACTTTGCGCGTCGTGGTTTCACGCTGGACATTACCGAAGAAGACAAAGCGGCGCTGACGCAGGGCTGCGTGGATTACATCGGCTTTAGCTATTATATGTCCTTCGCCACCAAAGCGACGGCAGATAACCCGGAATTGGATTACGATGAAAGCAAGAGTCTGGTCTCCAACCCGTACGTGCAGAAATCTGACTGGGGGTGGCAGATTGACCCGGTTGGCCTGCGCTACTCCCTGAACTGGTTCTGGGATCACTATCAGCTGCCGCTGTTCATTGTTGAGAACGGCTTCGGTGCCATCGACGTGCAGGAGCAGGACGGCACGGTGAACGACCAGTACCGCATTGATTATCTCTCGGCGCACATCCGCGAGATGAAGAAAGCGGTGGTGGAAGATGGCGTGGATCTGATGGGATACACCCCGTGGGGCTGTATCGATCTCGTTTCTGCCGGCACCGGCGAGATGAAGAAACGCTACGGGTTTATCTTTGTTGATAAAGATAATGAAGGGAACGGCACGCTGAACCGCAGCAAGAAAAAGTCATTTGACTGGTATAAGCAGGTGATTGCGAGTAACGGCGAGCAGCTATAA
- the upp gene encoding uracil phosphoribosyltransferase: MKIVEVKHPLVKHKLGLMREHDISTKRFRELASEVGSLLTYEATSDLETEKVTIEGWNGPVQVEQIKGKKITVVPILRAGLGMMEGVLEHVPSARISVVGIYRNEETLEPVPYFQKLVSNIDERMALVVDPMLATGGSMIATIDLLKKAGCSSIKVLVLVAAPEGIAALEKAHPDVELYTASVDQGLNEHGYIIPGLGDAGDKIFGTK; the protein is encoded by the coding sequence ATGAAGATTGTGGAAGTGAAACACCCACTCGTTAAACACAAGTTGGGCCTGATGCGTGAGCATGACATCAGCACGAAGCGTTTTCGCGAACTGGCATCTGAAGTCGGCAGCCTGCTGACCTACGAAGCGACCTCTGACCTCGAAACGGAAAAAGTGACCATCGAAGGCTGGAACGGCCCGGTGCAGGTTGAGCAGATCAAAGGTAAGAAAATTACCGTGGTGCCGATCCTGCGTGCCGGTCTCGGCATGATGGAAGGCGTGCTGGAACACGTACCGAGCGCGCGCATCAGCGTGGTGGGGATCTACCGTAATGAAGAGACCCTGGAGCCGGTTCCGTACTTCCAGAAGCTGGTGTCTAACATCGACGAGCGTATGGCGCTGGTGGTTGACCCGATGCTGGCGACCGGCGGCTCAATGATTGCCACCATCGACCTGCTGAAAAAAGCAGGCTGCAGCAGCATCAAAGTGCTGGTGCTGGTTGCGGCACCGGAAGGGATCGCGGCGCTGGAAAAAGCACACCCGGATGTGGAGCTGTACACCGCGTCTGTCGACCAGGGGCTCAACGAGCACGGGTACATTATCCCGGGGCTGGGCGATGCCGGCGATAAGATCTTTGGTACGAAATAA
- the uraA gene encoding uracil permease: MTRRAIGVSERPPLLQTIPLSLQHLFAMFGATVLVPILFHINPATVLLFNGIGTLLYLFICKGKIPAYLGSSFAFISPVLLLLPLGYEVALGGFIMCGVLFCLVSFIVKKAGTGWLDVMFPPAAMGAIVAVIGLELAGVAANMAGLLPADGQSPDSKTIIISLVTLGVTVFGSVLFRGFMAIIPILIGVLAGYALSFVMGVVDTTPIAQAHWFALPTFYTPRFEWFAIFTILPAALVVIAEHVGHLVVTANIVKRDLIRDPGLHRSMFANGFSTIISGFFGSTPNTTYGENIGVMAITRVYSTWVIGGAAIIAILLSCVGKLAAAIQIIPVPVMGGVSLLLYGVIGASGIRVLIESKVDYSKAQNLILTSVILIIGVSGAKVHIGAAELKGMALATIVGVGLSLIFKLISVIRPEEVVLDADESEKASH, translated from the coding sequence ATGACGCGCCGTGCTATCGGGGTGAGTGAAAGACCGCCGCTTTTACAGACTATCCCGCTTAGTTTGCAGCACCTGTTCGCTATGTTTGGCGCAACCGTGCTGGTGCCAATCCTGTTTCACATTAACCCGGCTACCGTGTTGCTGTTCAATGGTATCGGGACGCTGCTGTACCTCTTTATCTGTAAAGGCAAAATCCCGGCGTATCTGGGGTCGAGCTTTGCTTTTATCTCGCCGGTGTTGCTGCTGCTACCCCTGGGGTATGAAGTGGCGCTGGGCGGCTTTATCATGTGCGGCGTGCTGTTCTGCCTGGTCTCTTTCATTGTGAAGAAGGCCGGTACCGGCTGGCTGGACGTGATGTTCCCACCTGCGGCGATGGGGGCCATCGTTGCCGTCATCGGTCTGGAGCTGGCAGGCGTGGCGGCGAATATGGCTGGTCTGCTGCCTGCTGATGGGCAGTCGCCGGACTCCAAAACCATCATCATCTCACTGGTGACGCTGGGCGTGACGGTATTTGGCTCCGTGCTGTTCCGCGGTTTTATGGCGATTATCCCGATCCTGATCGGCGTGCTGGCGGGTTATGCACTCTCCTTCGTGATGGGCGTTGTCGATACCACCCCAATCGCTCAGGCGCACTGGTTTGCCCTGCCAACCTTCTATACGCCACGCTTTGAATGGTTTGCCATCTTCACTATTCTGCCTGCCGCGCTGGTGGTTATCGCTGAACACGTTGGCCACCTTGTGGTGACGGCGAACATCGTCAAACGTGACCTGATCCGCGACCCGGGTCTGCACCGCTCGATGTTTGCAAACGGCTTCTCGACGATCATCTCCGGTTTCTTTGGCTCAACGCCAAACACCACTTACGGTGAGAATATTGGCGTCATGGCGATCACCCGCGTTTACAGTACCTGGGTTATCGGCGGCGCGGCCATCATCGCAATCCTGCTCTCCTGCGTGGGTAAACTGGCAGCAGCGATCCAGATCATCCCGGTTCCGGTGATGGGCGGCGTGTCTCTGCTGCTGTACGGCGTAATTGGCGCATCCGGTATTCGCGTGCTGATTGAGTCCAAAGTGGACTACAGCAAAGCGCAGAACCTGATCCTGACTTCCGTTATCCTGATCATCGGTGTGAGCGGCGCGAAGGTTCACATCGGCGCGGCCGAGCTGAAAGGCATGGCGCTGGCGACCATCGTTGGTGTGGGCCTGAGCCTGATTTTCAAGCTGATTTCCGTGATCCGTCCGGAAGAGGTGGTACTGGACGCCGACGAAAGCGAAAAAGCGTCACACTGA
- a CDS encoding DnaA inactivator Hda, giving the protein MNGPAQLSLPLYLPDDETFASFWPGDNPSLLAALQNVLRQDHSGYIYIWSREGAGRSHLLHAACAELSARGDAVGYVPLDKRTWFVPDVLEGMEHLSLVCIDNIECVAGDEPWEMAIFNLYNRILESGKTRLLITGDRPPRQLNLGLPDLASRLDWGQIYKLQPLSDEDKLQALQLRARLRGFELPEDVGRFLLKRLDREMRTLFDTLDQLDRASITAQRKLTIPFVKDILKL; this is encoded by the coding sequence CTGAACGGACCGGCACAGCTCTCTCTGCCACTCTATCTCCCTGACGACGAAACTTTCGCGAGTTTCTGGCCGGGTGATAACCCCTCTTTACTGGCTGCACTCCAGAATGTGCTGCGCCAGGATCACAGCGGATACATCTATATCTGGTCACGCGAAGGCGCGGGGCGCAGTCACCTGTTGCATGCCGCCTGTGCGGAGCTTTCTGCGCGGGGGGATGCGGTAGGCTATGTACCGCTGGATAAACGTACCTGGTTTGTGCCTGACGTGCTGGAGGGAATGGAACATCTCTCCCTGGTCTGCATCGATAATATCGAATGCGTGGCGGGGGATGAGCCATGGGAAATGGCGATCTTTAACCTCTATAACCGTATCCTGGAATCGGGCAAAACCCGGCTGCTGATCACCGGCGATCGTCCGCCGCGCCAGCTTAATCTGGGGCTGCCGGATCTTGCTTCCCGTCTCGACTGGGGGCAAATTTACAAGCTGCAGCCGCTGTCAGATGAAGACAAACTCCAGGCGTTGCAGTTGCGCGCCAGACTGCGCGGATTTGAACTGCCGGAAGACGTGGGGCGTTTCCTGCTCAAGCGTCTGGATCGGGAGATGCGCACGCTGTTTGACACGCTCGATCAGCTCGATCGCGCCTCCATTACTGCCCAGCGTAAGCTCACCATTCCGTTTGTGAAAGATATTCTGAAGCTTTGA
- a CDS encoding M17 family metallopeptidase has protein sequence MMTYQLITDLSEATPHSHLIARSACPLLPDTPLIAEMRGQDAVADTRFGCAPFARITLVPDALWHDGLTEGLLTALRPLLATPVSTDVVLDVTHIDDVVLQQLLRFLFNQSHRLSDLQLKKADDVTLRVEHVTALCLPEQQARLDVIFRQQLAISRGMVAARRLADIPSDRCTPQFMVQEAQTLCAAFPALRCDVLDDKQIVEQGLGLLHAVGKGASCPPRLLAIHYDGVSDGPVRCYVGKGITFDTGGLWLKDGAGMYTMKYDMCGAANVLGLMLTVAELALPVRLMGVLALAENAIGPDAMQPGTVARACNGTTVEINNTDAEGRLVLADAIAWASQRHPQARYIIDMATLTGAVVKALGYELSGLMTQDEPLRQALTQAGKQSGDEVWSLPLNARLKKQTDSAIADLCNTPPNNAAISASAAWLLHHFCPPTIPWAHLDISGTALWREGGRSVASGRPIPLLVEHLMGDL, from the coding sequence ATGATGACGTATCAGCTAATAACGGACCTTTCAGAGGCAACTCCACACAGCCATCTCATCGCCCGCAGCGCGTGCCCGCTGCTGCCGGACACTCCGCTGATTGCGGAAATGCGCGGACAGGACGCCGTTGCCGACACCCGATTTGGCTGTGCGCCCTTTGCACGCATCACCCTGGTGCCGGATGCACTCTGGCATGACGGGCTGACTGAAGGATTACTCACCGCCCTCCGCCCGCTGCTGGCGACGCCCGTCAGCACCGACGTAGTGCTGGATGTCACCCACATTGACGACGTTGTGCTGCAACAGCTCCTGCGTTTTCTTTTTAATCAGTCGCACAGGCTTAGCGATCTGCAGCTGAAGAAAGCGGACGATGTCACTTTGCGCGTTGAGCACGTTACCGCCCTCTGCCTGCCAGAACAGCAGGCGCGGCTGGACGTTATCTTCCGCCAGCAGCTCGCCATTAGCCGTGGAATGGTCGCCGCACGCCGTCTGGCCGATATCCCCTCCGACCGCTGCACGCCGCAGTTTATGGTGCAGGAGGCGCAGACGCTGTGCGCGGCTTTCCCTGCCCTGCGCTGTGACGTGCTGGATGACAAGCAGATCGTTGAACAGGGTCTGGGGCTGCTTCACGCCGTTGGCAAAGGCGCCTCCTGCCCGCCACGACTGCTGGCTATTCACTATGACGGTGTTTCTGACGGCCCGGTGCGCTGCTATGTAGGTAAAGGCATTACCTTCGATACCGGCGGCCTGTGGCTCAAAGACGGCGCGGGCATGTACACCATGAAATATGACATGTGCGGCGCGGCGAATGTGCTGGGGCTGATGCTGACCGTTGCAGAGCTGGCGCTCCCCGTGCGCCTCATGGGCGTGCTGGCGCTGGCAGAAAACGCCATCGGCCCGGACGCCATGCAGCCTGGCACGGTAGCCAGAGCCTGCAACGGCACCACGGTTGAAATCAACAATACCGATGCAGAAGGCCGGCTGGTGCTGGCAGACGCTATCGCCTGGGCCAGCCAGCGCCATCCGCAGGCGCGCTATATTATCGATATGGCAACGCTGACGGGTGCGGTGGTCAAAGCGCTGGGATATGAACTGAGCGGGTTGATGACCCAGGATGAACCGCTGCGCCAGGCGCTGACGCAGGCAGGAAAACAGAGTGGAGATGAAGTATGGTCCCTGCCGCTGAATGCGCGGCTGAAAAAGCAGACTGACAGCGCCATCGCCGATCTCTGCAATACGCCGCCCAACAATGCGGCAATCAGCGCCTCGGCAGCGTGGCTGCTGCATCACTTCTGCCCGCCGACAATCCCGTGGGCGCATCTGGACATTAGCGGTACAGCGCTGTGGCGTGAGGGTGGCAGAAGCGTGGCCTCAGGGAGGCCGATTCCGCTGCTGGTGGAGCACTTGATGGGAGATCTCTAG
- a CDS encoding N(4)-(beta-N-acetylglucosaminyl)-L-asparaginase has translation MWGIIATWRMALEGVTESASALAAGKPVAAAVVDAVAAVEDFPFYKSVGYGGLPTENGEVELDAAYMDGDTLAFGAVGNLVDIANPVRVAQALSRQRYNSLLVGQGAREWALSQGFADKTMLTDRAMQHYRKRCRETLDKGLSPYDGHDTVGIIGLDKQGSMSVATSTSGLFMKKRGRLGDSPIIGSGFYCDSETGAATATGVGEDLMKGCTSYEIVRRMAQGMSPQQAADSVVFELEDKLMSRFGRAGDLSVVCMNNKGEFGAATNIKTFSFVVATARQPLTVFRAERLREKTHYQAVDDEWMQAYAARIRAPIEE, from the coding sequence ATGTGGGGAATTATCGCCACCTGGCGAATGGCGCTTGAAGGCGTCACCGAGTCGGCCTCTGCGCTGGCAGCAGGAAAACCGGTGGCTGCCGCGGTCGTGGATGCCGTTGCCGCCGTCGAGGACTTTCCGTTCTATAAATCGGTCGGCTACGGCGGGCTACCAACCGAAAATGGCGAGGTGGAACTGGACGCCGCCTACATGGATGGCGACACGCTGGCCTTTGGCGCCGTGGGAAATCTGGTGGATATCGCCAACCCGGTGCGCGTGGCGCAGGCGTTAAGCCGCCAGCGCTATAACAGCCTGCTGGTCGGCCAGGGCGCGCGGGAGTGGGCATTGAGCCAGGGTTTTGCCGACAAAACGATGCTCACCGACCGGGCCATGCAGCACTACCGCAAGCGCTGCCGGGAGACGCTGGATAAAGGCTTAAGCCCCTACGATGGTCATGACACCGTCGGGATTATCGGTCTCGACAAACAGGGATCCATGAGCGTGGCCACCTCCACCAGCGGCCTGTTTATGAAAAAGCGCGGCCGCCTTGGCGATTCACCGATCATCGGCTCCGGCTTCTACTGCGACAGTGAAACTGGCGCCGCCACCGCCACGGGCGTGGGCGAAGATCTGATGAAAGGCTGCACCAGCTACGAAATTGTTCGCCGCATGGCGCAGGGGATGTCTCCGCAGCAGGCGGCAGATTCCGTGGTGTTCGAGCTGGAAGACAAGCTGATGTCGCGTTTTGGCCGCGCGGGCGATCTCTCCGTGGTATGCATGAATAACAAAGGTGAATTTGGCGCCGCCACCAACATCAAAACATTCTCGTTTGTGGTGGCGACCGCGCGCCAGCCGCTGACCGTGTTTCGCGCCGAACGCCTGCGGGAAAAAACGCACTATCAGGCGGTGGATGATGAATGGATGCAGGCCTATGCCGCACGGATCCGCGCCCCGATTGAGGAGTAA
- the celB gene encoding PTS cellobiose transporter subunit IIC — MNNVLGFLEAKLMPLAAKTAQQRHLGAIRGAYVSFMPFIIVGSILLVISSFPNQTYQQFMSQAFGESWSAIIEIPFNAVFSTMSLFISFLVAYRLAEHYGEDRISCGILALVAFLILTPFIKVAENGGITVMPVEWIGSKGLFVAMIGSLLWTELFCWLKRKKLVIRMPDGVPPAVQESFAALIPALLVMILVLVIRIGFENTHYNTIHQFIYEVVATPVRHYGTSYFGALMTVFSITILWSVGINSGSMINGIIRPLWMENQTDNIAAIQAGATPPHIITEQFFDMIWMGGAGATLSLVIAMLIFTRSKNMREVARLGAGASVFNINEPILFGLPVIMNPIMLIPFNLVPLVLVTVQYVAMKIGAVAVTTGVFIPWTLPPVISGFIVTGHLSGSIMQLINLLIGAMLYLPFMRIVDKQYRTAEIATVTQTDTTLAKQE; from the coding sequence ATGAACAATGTTCTGGGATTTCTTGAAGCAAAACTAATGCCGCTGGCGGCCAAAACGGCCCAGCAGCGTCATCTTGGTGCCATTCGCGGTGCCTACGTTTCATTCATGCCGTTTATCATCGTTGGCTCCATCCTGCTGGTGATCTCCTCCTTCCCCAATCAAACCTATCAGCAGTTTATGTCTCAGGCGTTTGGGGAAAGCTGGAGTGCGATTATCGAAATCCCGTTCAACGCGGTGTTCTCGACCATGTCGTTGTTTATCAGCTTCCTGGTCGCCTACCGCCTGGCTGAACACTATGGCGAAGACCGTATCTCCTGCGGCATCCTGGCGCTGGTCGCCTTTCTGATCCTGACTCCTTTTATCAAAGTGGCAGAAAATGGCGGCATCACCGTCATGCCGGTAGAGTGGATTGGCAGTAAGGGTCTGTTTGTGGCGATGATTGGTTCTCTGCTGTGGACGGAGCTGTTCTGCTGGCTGAAGCGCAAAAAACTGGTTATCAGAATGCCGGATGGCGTACCGCCTGCGGTGCAGGAGTCGTTCGCGGCGCTGATCCCTGCCCTGCTGGTGATGATCCTGGTGCTGGTTATCCGCATCGGCTTTGAAAACACCCATTACAACACCATCCACCAGTTTATTTACGAGGTGGTGGCAACCCCGGTTCGCCACTACGGTACCTCCTATTTTGGCGCGCTGATGACCGTATTCAGCATCACCATTCTGTGGTCTGTGGGCATTAACTCCGGTTCGATGATCAACGGCATTATTCGCCCGCTGTGGATGGAGAACCAGACCGATAACATCGCCGCTATTCAGGCCGGCGCCACGCCGCCGCACATTATCACCGAACAGTTTTTTGACATGATCTGGATGGGCGGCGCAGGGGCCACGCTGTCGCTGGTGATTGCGATGCTGATTTTCACCCGCAGTAAAAACATGCGCGAAGTGGCACGCCTGGGCGCGGGAGCCTCGGTGTTTAACATCAACGAGCCTATTCTGTTCGGCCTGCCGGTGATCATGAACCCGATCATGCTCATTCCGTTCAATCTGGTGCCGCTGGTGCTGGTCACCGTGCAGTACGTGGCAATGAAAATTGGTGCGGTCGCCGTCACCACCGGGGTGTTTATCCCCTGGACGCTGCCGCCTGTTATCAGCGGTTTTATCGTCACCGGGCATCTCAGCGGCAGCATCATGCAGCTTATCAACCTGCTGATTGGCGCCATGCTGTATCTGCCTTTCATGCGTATCGTGGATAAACAGTACCGCACCGCGGAGATTGCCACCGTGACGCAAACCGACACCACCCTTGCAAAACAGGAGTAA
- the arsC gene encoding arsenate reductase (glutaredoxin) (This arsenate reductase requires both glutathione and glutaredoxin to convert arsenate to arsenite, after which the efflux transporter formed by ArsA and ArsB can extrude the arsenite from the cell, providing resistance.), producing the protein MTDAVKIYHNPRCSKSRDTLSLLKSNGVEPEVVLYLETPPDAQTIRQLLHMLGMGSARELMRQKEDLYKSLNLDDTRLTEAELVQAMVDNPKLIERPIVVANGKARIGRPPEEVLDIL; encoded by the coding sequence ATGACTGACGCGGTAAAAATCTACCATAACCCTCGCTGCTCCAAGAGCCGCGACACCCTCAGCCTGCTGAAATCCAACGGCGTAGAGCCTGAGGTGGTGCTGTATCTGGAGACACCGCCTGACGCGCAGACGATCCGCCAGCTCCTGCATATGCTGGGCATGGGCAGTGCACGGGAGTTGATGCGCCAGAAAGAGGATCTGTATAAGTCACTTAACCTGGACGACACGCGTCTCACTGAAGCTGAGCTCGTGCAGGCGATGGTTGATAATCCGAAGCTGATTGAACGCCCGATTGTGGTGGCAAACGGCAAGGCGCGCATTGGACGCCCACCGGAAGAGGTGCTCGACATTCTTTAA